In one Myripristis murdjan chromosome 5, fMyrMur1.1, whole genome shotgun sequence genomic region, the following are encoded:
- the hemk1 gene encoding MTRF1L release factor glutamine methyltransferase: MRGPLGSYCRRFGRLTRSGGLKWPERPCGGPAVHTCRAPALPPASITVLEAVALWRKHFEERGVTEPEHSSHSIMAHLLGAKTIESLEREKLTQFLSRETAEQLWELCTKRLSRMPVQYVIEEWDFRDLTLKMRPPVFIPRPETEELVELVLTDLQMKPGSGMGAEAQCTCLEVGCGSGAISLSLLKSLPWLRTVALDQSQDAVDLTRENAFSLGLQDRLHIHHIDVLKDADSVVSLCSPVSVLVSNPPYLFSEDMTSLDPEILWFEDHVALDGGEDGLRVIKQILTLAPQILANHGRVYLEVDPRHPPLIQQWVEARVEELRYIQTQHDITGRPRFCILQKEK; this comes from the exons ATGAGAGGACCGCTGGGTTCATACTGCAGACGCTTTGGCCGCTTAACAAGGAGTGGTGGACTAAAG TGGCCTGAGCGACCTTGTGGTGGCCCTGCAGTGCACACATGCCGAGCCCCGGCCCTGCCTCCGGCCAGCATCACAGTCCTGGAGGCCGTGGCTTTGTGGAGGAAGCACTTCGAGGAAAGAGGTGTGACCGAGCCGGAGCACTCCAGTCACAGCATCATGGCTCATCTGCTCGGGGCTAAAACT ATAGAAAGTCTTGAGCGTGAGAAGTTAACCCAGTTCTTGAGCCgtgaaacagcagagcagctgtggGAGCTCTGTACCAAACGCCTCTCCAG AATGCCTGTGCAGTATGTGATTGAGGAGTGGGACTTCAGAGACCTGACACTCAAGATGAGACCTCCTGTGTTCATACCCAGACCTGAAACAGAG GAGTTGGTTGAACTCGTGCTTACAGATCTGCAGATGAAACCTGGGAGTGGCATGGGCGCAGAGGCTCAGTGTACATGCTTGGAAGTGGGATGTGGCTCTGGTGCCATTTCTCTTAGTCTGCTCAAGAGCCTTCCATGG CTCAGAACAGTTGCCTTGGATCAAAGCCAGGACGCTGTCGATCTAACAAGAGAAAATGCATTTAG tttagGGCTTCAGGACAGACTACATATTCACCATATAGATGTTCTAAAAG ATGCTGACTCTGTTGTGAGCCTGTGCAGCCCCGTCTCAGTTTTGGTCAGTAACCCTCCGTACCTGTTCTCAGAGGACATGACATCGCTGGATCCTGAGATTCtttg GTTTGAAGACCACGTTGCATTAGATGGAGGCGAGGATGGCCTGAGAGTGATCAAACAGATTTTGACTCTGGCTCCGCAGATTCTAGCAAACCATGG TCGTGTTTACTTGGAAGTGGACCCCAGACACCCGCCGCTCATCCAGCAGTGGGTGGAGGCGCGTGTGGAAGAGCTACGTTATATACAGACGCAGCACGACATCACAGGCAG GCCACGATTCTGCATCCTTCAGAAAGAGAAGTAA
- the nprl2 gene encoding GATOR1 complex protein NPRL2: protein MGMTSRIECIFFSEFHPTLGPKITYQVPEEYISRELFDTVQVYIITKPELQNKLITVTAMGKKLIGCPVCIEHKKYSRNALLFNLGLVCDAQTKTCALEPIVKKLSGYLTTLELESGFISNEESKQKLLPIMSTLLEELNATGACTLPIDESNTIHLKLIEQRKDPQIVQEYDVPVFTQSKDHFIKSQWDLTTQQILSYIDGFRHIQKISAEADVELNLVRIAVQNLLYYGVVTLVSIFQYSNVYCTTPKVQSLIDDKSIQEECLTYVTKQGQKRASLRDVFQLYCGLTPGTTVRDLCSRYSQQLQRVDERRLIQFGLMKSLIRRLQKYPVKVIRDERSRPPRLYTGCHSYDEICCKTGMSYKELDERLENDPNIIVCWK, encoded by the exons ATGGGCATGACCAGTCGAATCGAGTGCATATTCTTCAGTGAGTTTCACCCTACCCTGGGTCCAAAAATCACCTACCAG GTTCCAGAGGAGTACATTTCCCGTGAGCTCTTTGATACAGTGCAAGTTTACATTATCACCAAGCCAGAGCTGCAAAACAAACTCATCACTGT AACTGCCATGGGTAAGAAGCTGATTGGTTGTCCTGTGTGCATTGAGCATAAGAAGTACAGCCGCAATGCCCTGCTCTTTAACCTTGGCCTTGTGTGTGAtgcacaaaccaaaacatgtgCCCTCGAGCCAATTGTCAAGAAGCTTTCAGGATACCTCACAACTCTAGAG CTGGAGAGTGGCTTCATATCCAACGAGGAGAGTAAGCAGAAACTGTTACCCATAATGTCGACTTTGTTAGAGGAACTCAATGCCACCGGAGCCTGCACTTTACCTATAG atgaaTCAAACACCATCCACCTCAAACTCATCGAGCAGCGCAAGGATCCACAGATTGTGCAGGAATATGATGTGCCTGTTTTCACTCAAAGCAAAGACCACTTTATCAAATCCCAGTGGGATCTCACCACTCAGCAG ATCCTGTCCTATATCGATGGATTCAGACACATTCAGAAGATCTCTGCTGAGGCAGATGTAGAGCTGAATCTCGTCCGTATTGCAGTACAGAATCTCCT GTACTATGGTGTTGTAACTTTGGTGTCCATATTTCAG TACTCTAATGTGTACTGCACGACACCTAAAGTCCAGAGCCTCATAGATGACAAGTCCATTCAGGAAGAGTGCCTCACATATGTCACAAAGCAGG GTCAGAAGCGGGCCAGTCTAAGAGACGTGTTCCAGCTATACTGCGGCCTGACTCCAGGCACCACAGTGCGGGACCTGTGCTCGCGCTACTCACAGCAGCTTCAGAGGGTTGATGAGAG GAGGCTGATCCAGTTTGGTCTGATGAAGTCTTTAATCCGCCGGCTGCAGAAGTATCCTGTGAAGGTGATTCGTGATGAGAGGAGCAGGCCGCCTCGTCTCTACACCGGCTGCCATAGTTACGATGAAATCTGCTGCAAAACAG GAATGAGCTACAAGGAGCTGGATGAGCGACTGGAGAATGACCCAAACATCATTGTATGCTGGAAGTAA
- the zmynd10 gene encoding LOW QUALITY PROTEIN: zinc finger MYND domain-containing protein 10 (The sequence of the model RefSeq protein was modified relative to this genomic sequence to represent the inferred CDS: deleted 1 base in 1 codon), producing METSVLLHAEAEGFIQNLETFSLRDIGSPRWFRQHEYIEKLNMQAILNASAAHDEFIKEMLVLHGKIPTLVHEMILVELWKQKVFPILCQLQDFNPKITFNLYMVIHHEATIINLLETIMYHKDSYEAADDSVVDLVDYCHRKLTLLASKTCREGASAQDRHSLAERQDVSSVEELQIQSAALEFEISLKALSVLRYITDHADRISVINRMLCTHNMPCVMVQLIDCCPWSCKSSGEVEKYINGRWQKIPSEDHSKMTKLDGQVWITLYNLLLKEDCQRKYTSTIFNKNQLLKLSGFLTEELIDQLPNLAALKQFLAHLAVMDPAPPKKELILEQIPEMWNHIMRENSGKWKAIAKYQVKETFNLSENDLRQQAQRLAQTYNLDVMESLIPEKPKCGSCGKEASKRCSRCQGEWYCHRECQVKHWPKHKRACQLMADATEKIQRDLNISA from the exons ATGGAAACGTCGGTACTTCTGCACGCTGAGGCAGAGGGATTTATCCAAAACCTGGAAACTTTCTCCCTCAGAGACATCGGCTCTCCAAG GTGGTTCAGACAACATGAGTATATAGAGAAACTGAACATGCAGGCAATACTGAATGCTTCTGCTGCACACGATGAGTTCATCAAGGAGATGCTTGTGTTACATGGAAAG ATCCCCACCCTGGTCCATGAGATGATTCTAGTGGAGCTGTGGAAGCAGAAAGTGTTTCCTATTCTTTGTCAGTTGCAGGACTTCAACCCTAAAATCACATTTAATCTTTACATGGTG ATTCACCATGAGGCCACAATCATAAATTTGCTTGAAACTATCATGTATCATAAG GATTCATATGAGGCAGCTGATGACTCGGTTGTTGACTTGGTGGATTACTGCCACCGCAAACTCACTCTGCTGGCTAGTAAAACCTGCAGGGAAGGTGCTTCAGCTCAGGACCGACACAGCCTGGCAGAAAGACAAGATGTCTCCTCAGTAGAG GAGTTGCAGATTCAGAGTGCTGCATTAGAGTTTGAGATCTCCCTCAAGGCTCTGTCTGTCCTGCGCTACATCACTGACCACGCTGACAG GATCAGTGTTATCAATCGGATGTTGTGCACCCACAACATGCCTTGTGTAATGGTACAGCTGATTGACTGCTGCCCTTGGAGTTGCAAAAGTTCAG GTGAGGTAGAAAAGTACATAAATGGCAGATGGCAGAAGATTCCATCTGAGGACCATTCAAAGATGACAAAACTAGATGGCCAGGTCTGGATTACTCTTTACAATCTGCTGCTAAAGGAGGACTGTCAAAGGAAATAT ACTTCAACAATTTTCAACAAGAATCAGCTCCTCAAG CTCAGTGGTTTCTTAACAGAAGAGCTGATTGACCAGTTACCAAACCTGGCAGCACTGAAGCAGTTCCTTGCTCATCTTGCTGTTATGGACCCTGCCCCTCCGAAAAAAGAGCTCATTCTGGAGCAg aTCCCAGAGATGTGGAACCACATCATGCGTGAGAATTCTGGCAAGTGGAAGGCCATCGCCAAGTATCAAGTCAAAGAAACATTCAACCTCTCTGAAAATGACCTGAGACAACAAGCACAGAG GTTGGCCCAGACCTACAACTTGGATGTTATGGAAAGCTTGATCCCTGAGAAACCCAAGTGTGGATCCTGTGGGAAGGAGGCTAGCAAGAGATGCTCTCGCTGCCAGGGAGAGTGGTACTGTCACAG AGAATGCCAGGTGAAGCACTGGCCCAAACACAAGAGAGCCTGCCAGCTGATGGCAGATGCTACAGAGAAGATTCAGAGGGATTTAAATATTAGCGCCTAA
- the LOC115359877 gene encoding ras association domain-containing protein 1 isoform X1 has translation MSWGEFIELRDLRLGTDQIELTSTQVPRSPPRLERTNALRISPGKVPELLSRVGIIRLLNDAEDSQLKAEKGEGHNFQPCSHAQPTWCDLCGDFIWGLYKQSLRCANCRFTCHYRCRALIQLDCRWDRGSTLDHACVVEHTIETDTNVDEQIEWGKQELTTAEIQQKVKEYNAQINSSLFMNMNKDGSYTGFIKVQFKLARPVSVPPPKKGHEAGGRKAAGVTRRTSFYLPKDASKHLHIRSRTSAREVIEALLKKFTVVDNPGKFALFERSERHDQVYLRKLSDDERPLHLRLCAGPNEKLLSFVLKENETGDVNWHAFSMPELKNFLRILQREEEEHIKQIVQRYALARTKMQEALAGSTPG, from the exons ATGTCTTGGGGGGAGTTCATCGAGCTCCGTGACCTGAGGCTGGGCACAGACCAGATAGAGCTGACCAGCACACAGGTGCCCCGCTCACCTCCTCGCCTGGAGAGGACCAACGCCCTGAGGATCAGCCCAGGGAAGGTCCCAGAGCTGCTGAGCCGGGTGGGCATCATCAGATTGCTGAATGATGCCGAGGATTCACAGCTCAAAGCGGAGAAGGGAGAGGGGCACAACTTCCAGCCCTGCAGCCATGCTCAGCCTACATGGTGTGACCTGTGTGGAGACTTCATCTGGGGCCTGTACAAGCAGAGCCTGCGGTGTGCCA ATTGTAGATTCACATGCCACTACCGTTGCCGTGCCCTCATCCAGTTAGACTGCAGGTGGGACCGAGGCTCCACGCTTGATCATGCATGTGTCGTGGAGCACACCATAGAAACAGACACAAATGTG GATGAACAAATTGAATGGGGGAAGCAGGAGCTGACAACTGCAGAGATTCAGCAGAAAGTGAAGGAGTACAACGCTCAAATCAACAGCAGTCTGTTCATGAACATG AACAAAGATGGCTCCTACACTGGCTTCATAAAGGTACAGTTTAAGCTGGCGCGGCCCGTCTCCGTCCCACCACCAAAGAAAGGACATGAAGCTGGAGGGAGGAAGGCTGCTGGAGTGACACGCCGCACCTCCTTCTACCTGCCCAAGGATGCATCCAAACATCTGCACATACGGTCCCGAACATCTGCTCGTGAGGTCATTGAGGCTTTGCTGAAGAAGTTTACTGTGGTCGACAATCCTGGCAAGTTTGCTCTGTTTGAGCGCAGCGAGCGTCATGACCAAG TTTATCTTCGCAAGCTATCTGATGATGAGCGTCCGCTCCACCTGCGTCTGTGTGCTGGGCCCAATGAAAAACTCCTCAGTTTTGTGCTGAAGGAAAACGAAACTGGAGACGTCAAT TGGCATGCGTTCTCCATGCCGGAGTTGAAGAACTTCCTGCGTATCCTGCAGcgtgaagaggaggagcacatCAAGCAGATAGTGCAGCGCTACGCTCTGGCCCGCACTAAGATGCAGGAGGCTTTGGCCGGCTCGACCCCCGGCTGA
- the LOC115359877 gene encoding ras association domain-containing protein 1 isoform X2: MTDAASSSDKSPSFEMTWGSSTSSGYCSDSDSDSEFEQYFTARTSFIRTPRKEKKDEQIEWGKQELTTAEIQQKVKEYNAQINSSLFMNMNKDGSYTGFIKVQFKLARPVSVPPPKKGHEAGGRKAAGVTRRTSFYLPKDASKHLHIRSRTSAREVIEALLKKFTVVDNPGKFALFERSERHDQVYLRKLSDDERPLHLRLCAGPNEKLLSFVLKENETGDVNWHAFSMPELKNFLRILQREEEEHIKQIVQRYALARTKMQEALAGSTPG; encoded by the exons atgACAGACGCGGCTAGCAGCTCGGACAAGAGCCCGTCGTTTGAGATGACCTGGGGCAGCTCCACCAGCAGCGGCTACTGCAGCGACTCGGACTCCGACTCCGAGTTTGAGCAGTACTTTACCGCCCGGACGTCCTTCATTCGCACACCCCGCAAAGAAAAGAAG GATGAACAAATTGAATGGGGGAAGCAGGAGCTGACAACTGCAGAGATTCAGCAGAAAGTGAAGGAGTACAACGCTCAAATCAACAGCAGTCTGTTCATGAACATG AACAAAGATGGCTCCTACACTGGCTTCATAAAGGTACAGTTTAAGCTGGCGCGGCCCGTCTCCGTCCCACCACCAAAGAAAGGACATGAAGCTGGAGGGAGGAAGGCTGCTGGAGTGACACGCCGCACCTCCTTCTACCTGCCCAAGGATGCATCCAAACATCTGCACATACGGTCCCGAACATCTGCTCGTGAGGTCATTGAGGCTTTGCTGAAGAAGTTTACTGTGGTCGACAATCCTGGCAAGTTTGCTCTGTTTGAGCGCAGCGAGCGTCATGACCAAG TTTATCTTCGCAAGCTATCTGATGATGAGCGTCCGCTCCACCTGCGTCTGTGTGCTGGGCCCAATGAAAAACTCCTCAGTTTTGTGCTGAAGGAAAACGAAACTGGAGACGTCAAT TGGCATGCGTTCTCCATGCCGGAGTTGAAGAACTTCCTGCGTATCCTGCAGcgtgaagaggaggagcacatCAAGCAGATAGTGCAGCGCTACGCTCTGGCCCGCACTAAGATGCAGGAGGCTTTGGCCGGCTCGACCCCCGGCTGA
- the tusc2a gene encoding tumor suppressor 2, mitochondrial calcium regulator a yields the protein MGGSGSKAKGVWPFSGTGAGGDSTSEVNEQSLARLKGSRNATPFVFTRRSSLYYDEDGDLAHEFYEETVVTKNGRKKSKLKRIQKNLIPQGIVKLDHPCIHVDFPIILCEV from the exons ATGGGAGGAAGTGGATCCAAAGCCAAAGGTGTGTGGCCTTTTTCAGGCACTGGAGCCGGAGGCGATTCAACCAGTGAGGTGAATGAACAGTCCTTGGCTCGGCTCAAAGGATCCAGAAACGCTACTCCGTTTGTTTTCACCAGGAGGAG CTCTTTGTACTACGACGAGGATGGAGACCTTGCCCATGAGTTTTACGAAGAGACAGTGGTGACAAAAAATGGCAGGAAGAAATCCAAGCTGAAGAGGATCCAGAAGAATCTGATCCCACAG ggaATTGTGAAGCTCGACCACCCCTGTATTCATGTAGATTTCCCCATCATCCTCTGTGAGGTGTGA
- the hyal2a gene encoding hyaluronidase-2, giving the protein MSYWTLLDWKVLLLIILLWDCLPALELKPTRWPLYSQKPLLLAWNAPTEDCGPRHGIHFQLEQFQIVASPNEGFVKQNLTIFYKDRLGLYPYFEEDGMAMNGGLPQAASLAQHLEKMPEGVQKYIREPEAKGLAVIDWEEWRPLWIRNWDTKDVYRSRSRLLVSQKNPTWTPERVGRVAQQEFEMSARKFMLETLRNAKNLRPNQLWGFYLFPDCYNHDYRRTLENYTGRCPDVEVTRNDQLKWLWTESTALFPSIYMGTVLRSSASGRQFVRNRVKEGMRLASSGDGLARPVFVYTRPTYANSLELLTETDLVSTIGESVALGAAGIILWGEAAYASSRNSCSNLDQYLRGPLGKYLLNVSTAADLCSQTLCSSHGRCLRKNPGNDVYLHLNPLTHSIISESGKLTVTGEIGEAEKMSFQMEFQCQCYSGFQGEGCNQKDPEQQKGIAVQPMASALQCAILVIISLFIF; this is encoded by the exons ATGTCGTACTGGACTCTTTTGGACTGgaaagtgctgctgctgattatACTGCTGTGGGACTGCCTCCCCGCTCTGGAACTGAAACCCACGAGATGGCCACTTTACTCCCAGAAGCCTCTGCTCCTCGCCTGGAATGCCCCAACTGAGGACTGTGGCCCACGTCATGGTATTCATTTTCAGCTGGAGCAGTTCCAGATTGTGGCCTCACCCAATGAGGGCTTTGTTAAACAAAACCTCACCATCTTCTATAAGGACCGCTTGGGCCTGTACCCCTACTTTGAGGAAGATGGGATGGCGATGAACGGTGGTTTGCCACAGGCGGCCAGTCTGGCGCAGCACCTGGAGAAGATGCCAGAAGGTGTACAGAAGTACATACGTGAACCAGAGGCCAAAGGTCTGGCTGTTATCGACTGGGAGGAGTGGCGCCCCCTCTGGATACGCAACTGGGACACCAAGGATGTGTACCGCAGTCGGTCTCGCCTGTTGGTGAGCCAAAAGAACCCAACCTGGACCCCAGAGCGGGTTGGCAGAGTAGCCCAGCAAGAGTTTGAGATGTCTGCCAGGAAGTTCATGCTGGAGACGCTGAGGAATGCCAAAAACCTGAGGCCCAATCAGCTGTGGGGGTTTTACCTGTTCCCAGACTGCTACAATCACGACTACAGGCGCACTCTGGAGAACTACACAGGCCGCTGTCCCGATGTGGAGGTCACCCGAAATGACCAGCTGAAGTGGTTGTGGACGGAAAGTACGGCCCTGTTCCCCTCAATCTATATGGGCACCGTGCTGCGCTCCTCAGCGTCTGGACGCCAGTTTGTCCGCAACCGTGTGAAGGAGGGGATGCGTTTGGCATCATCCGGAGATGGGTTGGCACGTCCCGTCTTTGTGTACACCCGGCCCACCTACGCCAACTCCCTGGAACTGCTGACGGAG ACGGATCTTGTCTCCACCATTGGGGAGAGCGTAGCTTTGGGTGCAGCTGGAATTATCCTATGGGGAGAAGCGGCTTATGCGAGCAGCAGA AACAGCTGCTCCAACCTCGATCAGTATCTTCGGGGTCCGCTGGGTAAATACCTGCTCAACGTCTCCACGGCAGCAGACCTTTGTAGCCAGACCCTGTGCAGTTCTCACGGCCGCTGTCTGCGCAAGAATCCTGGCAACGATGTTTACTTACATCTGAACCCCCTCACCCACAGTATCATCAGTGAGAGTGGCAAGTTGACAGTCACTGGTGAGATTGGTGAAGCAGAGAAGATGAGTTTTCAAATGGAGTTTCAGTGCCAATGCTACAGCGGGTTCCAGGGAGAGGGCTGTAATCAGAAAGACCCCGAACAGCAAAAGGGGATAGCAGTTCAACCCATGGCATCAGCCCTCCAGTGTGCCATCTTAGTGAttatctctctcttcatcttctaA
- the hyal1 gene encoding hyaluronidase-1, with amino-acid sequence MSALHPVLLLCFTVIDLVCGLQSASSHFSQVPFLTVWNAPTESCLSLYGVNLDLGVFNIVLNHDQTFMGDNITIFYADKLGLYPRYSNQGQPINGGVPQNASLNEHLRTAAEDIRACIPNGNYQGLGVLDWESWRPVWERNWDSKQVYCEASRALVRSKHRDWSPDKIDAAARAEFEKAGREFMEQTLRLGQKERPDGLWGYYGFPDCYNSYNHKSVNYTGECPAGERKWNDELSWLWNISTALYPDIYLNLAFRGLGKEVFLYTHHRILEAMRAAEGVTPSSPLVFPYARIVYTYTLDFLSQEHLVYTIGESAALGSAGVVLWGDHAFAKSQATCDAVKAYIDETLGHYLVNVTSAATLCSQMACSSKGRCQRRDRNSGAYLHLDPAVWKVMLEKKPEGGQGYKVLGQMNRHQVIHMKSQFQCKCYPGWGGESCSEPAQG; translated from the exons ATGAGTGCCCTTCaccctgtgctgctgctgtgcttcaCTGTGATCGATCTTGTTTGTGGGCTCCAGTCTGCATCATCACATTTCTCCCAGGTGCCTTTCCTCACCGTGTGGAACGCTCCCACTGAAAGCTGCCTTTCTCTCTATGGCGTGAATCTGGACCTGGGGGTGTTCAACATTGTCCTGAACCACGACCAAACTTTCATGGGTGACAACATAACAATTTTTTACGCAGATAAACTCGGGCTGTATCCCAGGTACTCCAACCAAGGACAACCGATCAATGGCGGGGTGCCGCAGAATGCCAGTCTAAATGAGCACCTCAGAACCGCTGCTGAAGATATCCGTGCCTGCATCCCAAACGGGAATTACCAGGGGCTCGGTGTTCTGGACTGGGAAAGCTGGAGaccagtttgggagagaaactgGGACAGTAAGCAGGTGTATTGCGAGGCGTCCCGGGCGCTGGTGAGGTCCAAGCATCGAGACTGGAGCCCTGACAAAATAGATGCGGCTGCCCGTGCAGAGTTTGAGAAAGCTGGGAGGGAGTTCATGGAGCAGACATTGAGACTGGGGCAGAAGGAGAGGCCAGACGGGTTGTGGGGTTATTACGGCTTCCCTGACTGCTACAATAGCTACAACCATAAAAGTGTAAACTACACAGGGGAGTGTCCGGCTGGGGAAAGGAAGTGGAACGATGAGCTGTCGTGGCTGTGGAacatctccactgctctgtACCCCGATATCTACCTCAACCTAGCCTTCCGCGGGCTTGGCAAAGAAGTCTTCCTGTACACCCACCACCGCATCCTGGAGGCcatgagagcagcagaggggGTGACTCCCTCAAGCCCCCTTGTGTTCCCATACGCTCGCATCGTCTACACCTACACACTTGATTTCCTCTCCCAG GAGCATCTGGTCTACACCATTGGAGAGAGCGCTGCTTTAGGAAGTGCGGGGGTGGTGCTGTGGGGGGACCACGCCTTTGCCAAATCTCAG GCTACGTGTGATGCGGTGAAAGCCTACATTGACGAGACTCTGGGTCACTACCTGGTGAATGTGACGTCAGCGGCCACTCTCTGCAGCCAGATGGCGTGCTCCTCCAAAGGAAGATGCCAGAGGAGAGATCGTAACTCTGGGGCCTACCTCCACCTCGACCCTGCTGTGTGGAAAGTGATGTTGGAGAAGAAGCCAGAAGGCGGGCAGGGCTACAAAGTGTTGGGACAGATGAATCGGCACCAGGTGATCCACATGAAGTCTCAGTTTCAGTGCAAGTGTTACCCCGGGTGGGGCGGCGAGAGCTGCTCTGAACCAGCGCAGGGCTGA